Part of the Moorella sp. E308F genome, GTAACCGCATTGACGTTTTTCTGGACACGGAGGCGGATACGGCCCGCTGGGGCGTCCGCCGGGTGAAGGTTTATATTTTGCGCTAAAACCACCCTCCGGCGGGTGGTTTTTTGTTTTATGCCATCCGGCCTGCAATTTAGGTTTTTTCCATTTACATATATTTGTACCGTGGCTGCAGATGTAGTATAATACCTCTATGGAGGGATAGGGGTGGATTCTGTAGCCACGCCAGGTAAAACCCTGGCCCTGATCCGGGAAAAAGGGCTGGTACCCCGTAAATCCCGGGGCCAGAATTTTCTTGTGGATAGCAACATCGTGCGAAAGATCGCCAGGGCCGCCGGCCTTGGCCCTGATGATACAGTTGTCGAGATAGGCCCCGGCCTGGGGGCCCTTACCCAGGAGCTGGCGGAACAGGCGGGACTGGTAATTGCCATTGAAATCGACCGGGATTTAATATCTGCTTTAGAAGAAAACTTAAAGGATAAGGTCAATGTGCGCCTGGTTGCCGGCGACGCCTTAAAAGTTAATTTTGACGAGCTAGTTGCCAGATTTAAGAGAGATGGAGGAGGAAGGTTGCCCACATATAAGCTGGTGGCCAACCTTCCTTATTATATAACCACCCCCATCCTGATGCATTTACTGACCGGTAAATTTCAGATTACGGAACTTGTTTTAATGGTCCAGGCTGAAGTGGGCTACCGGATGCTGGCCTTACCGGGAAGCAAGGATTACGGCGCTTTGAGTGTAGTGGTCCAGTATTATACAAAACCAGCTATTATCTTGAAGGTACCGCGCACCGTCTTTTACCCGCGGCCGGAGGTCGACTCCCTGGTTGTGAAACTGACCCGCCGACCTGAGCCGGCCGTACAGGTAGGGGATGAAGATTTCTTTTTCCGGGTGGTCCGGGCCGCCTTTAACCAACGGCGTAAGACTCTATTAAACGCCCTGGGGAGCCTGGGGTTGGAACGTCCCCTGTTACTAAAAGCGATGGCAGCTACCGGAGTTGATCCCCGGAGAAGGGGAGAGACCTTGACGATTGAAGAGTTTGCCAACTTGAGTAAAGCGTTACAACAGCAAATAGAAAGAAGGTGATGACGGTGTATTATATCAGTCCTACCAAGGGTCGCCTGACGGCTGAAGAAATGTTTGCCGACATGATGCAGTTTATCGAGGCCAATCCCGAAGCCCAGTACAAGATCATTATTGGCACGGATTCCCAGGCTCGGCTCCGCACCTGCTTTGTTACAGCTGTAATAGTTCACCAGGTAGGCAGGGGAGCCCGTTACTACTACAGAAAAAGGTACCAGCGCAAGATTACTTCCTTACGCCAAAAGATCTTTTATGAAACGGCTTTGAGCCTGGAAACGGCAACCTTTATCGCTCAGAAGCTATCAGCCAGCGGTCATGCTGATCTCAACCTGGAGATCCACCTGGACATCGGGCCCAACGGCAATACCAGGGATTTAATCCGGGAAATTGTCGGCATGGTGGTGGGCAGCGGTTTTGCCGCCAGGATCAAACCCTATTCATGCGGGGCCTCCAAGGTGGCCGATAAATATACCAAGAGCGGTTAAAGCAGGTCGACACCGGCCTTTTCAAGCCCGGCGGTTATGTAAAAAAGGTGGCATGGCCTAATTTTAAGGCCGCCACCTCAATTTTTTAATGCAATTTTTAACGAGCAAAGACATGGTTGCCAATCTGGGTAATAATGGTCCGTGTCCAGACCCAGGAATTTGCTGGAACTAGAGCCGGATTCCAGAAATAGAGGGCTCCGCCGCTTGGATCGTAGCCCCGCAGGGCTTCGCGGGCCGCCTGGTAGGCAGTAGCATCGGGGGTCAGGTAAAACTGGCCGTCGTTTACCGAAGTAAAGGCGTCAGGTTCATAGATGACACCGGCGATGGTCCGGGGGAAACGCCCGTCCCGGGTACGGTTAATGGCTACTGCGGCCACGGCTACCTGGCCGGCATATGGTTCACCCCGGGCTTCACCATAGATTAGATGGGCCAGCAGGTCCAGATCGCTGGAACTGTAATTACTGCTTGTACCCCGGGAGGCCGCAGGCTGGTAGGGTCCGGCCGGGATGCGTAAGATTTGTCCCGGGTATATAACATCGCTGGTGAGATTATTGGCGGCCATGATTTGCTGGTAGGACAGGCCGTAGCGTTGACCGATAAGGAATAGGGTATCGCCGGGCTGGACGACGTAAGTACTACCATCCCGGTCAGGTACCCAGAGGGTCTGGCCGGGATAGATCCACGTACTGGTCAAGTTGTTTGCTTGTTGGAGATCCCAGGCGCTGATACCGTAGCGCAGGCCGATGAGATAGAGGGTATCGCCGGGCTGGACGGTGTAGGTGGCGGCACCTGCTGGGCCGGCAAAGACGAGGATACCGATTAGCAGGAGAGAAGCCAGGCAAAATAGCCGCAGGCTGGGAAGAACTGTTCTGGAAATTGCCATCAACTCCTTCGAACTATTTTTGCTATATCTCCCGGCCTGTCATCCAGCTTACTACAATTATACATTTAATTATCATGGCCCGTCATTGTTAAATAGTTACCAGCATCGGAGCATTATGGTAACTTTACATAATCATCAGGGCAAGATGAAAGGTTATTGCCCGGGTACAGCCCTCACCTCCTTAAATCCCGGGGCATAAAATAGAATGATACAGGGCTTACGGGGGAGGGGAGAAGGTTGAATAACATTAAGCCCGGGGATATCGTGGCGCGGAAAAAATACGGCAAAGATATTTTTTTTAAAGTAAAGTCACTTATTATAACTGATGCGGGAGAAACGACTGCTATTTTAAGAGGACTGGATGTCAGGCTGGTAGCTGATGCCCCCCTGGAGGACCTGGAACTGCAGCCGGCCGAAAAAGTGCTGCGTTACCGCCATTGCGACATTCAAAAGCACAGCCTTTGTTTCCGGCGGATTTTGCAGCGCCGGGAAGCCGAGAGGGAGGTTTTTTTACTGCGGGGTGAAAGGCCGGGCCGGGAAGAAAGGGAACCGGACAAGAGGGAAGACATCCCTGGCGATGGTTTTTTTGAGGTACCGGGCCGGGTGCTGCATATTGACGGCGACGAGGAATACCTCGATAAATGCCTCCATGCCTATGAGCAGCTAAAAATACCGGCCCAGGGCGTATGCCTGCCTGAAGAACAGCAGGCAGCTAAAGTGGAGGAGCTTTTAAAGGAATATACCCCCGATATTCTGGTCCTTACGGGTCATGATGGCCTGCTACGGGAAAAGAGCAGCAATTATACCGATCTGGACAGCTACCGCCATTCGAAGCACTTTGTAGCGGCAGTAAGGGCGGCTCGGACTTTGAGGCCTACCCATGATGACCTGGCTATTTTTGCCGGGGCCTGCCAGTCCCATTATGAAGCCCTGCTTAAAGCCGGAGCCACCTTTGCCAGTTCGCCCCGCCGGGTTTTAATTCATGCCTACGACCCGGTTTTTGTAGTGGAGCGCATTGCCTATACAACCATTGAAAAAACCCTGGGCCCTGCGGATATAATTAAAGATACCATCACCGGCAATGAAGGTATAGGGGGCATAGAGATTAAAGGCAAACTGCGCCTTGGTTACCCTACTTCCCCTTATTGAAGATATCTTAATAACAAAGGCGAAAATTATACCATTATTCCCCTTGACAATAAGCCGGTTTCTCTAGTAGAATAAAATGAATAACTTGACACCACCCTCCTGCTGTTGTATAATAAGGTATACGCGGAAAGAGGGTGGTCTTTTTGGCGGGCAAGGAAGTACTGGCAACTATCAGAGAGGACCTGGAGGCCCGGGTAGGCCAGAAGGTAAGGCTGAGGGCCAACCGCGGGCGGAAAAAGATCCTGGAGAGGACCGGTATACTGGAAAAGACTTACCCCAACATCTTTGTAATCCGACTGGAAGAGAGTAAAAGCCCGGAACGCCGGATATCCTTCAGCTATACCGATGTCCTTACCAATACAGTAGAATTAATGGTCGAGGGTGAGACCGGCGTTAAAAAACTTGGCGCCAAACATTAAGGGGCTATCAGGTCATACCTGATAGCTTTTTGTATCGCAATGATTGCATATTTTAAGTTACCCTACCCCATACTACCAGCAGGGGTGGGGTTTTTTGTTGCAAATAGTGGTCTGTGTCAAACAGGTACCGGACACGGCTGAAGTCAGGATTGACCCCCGGACCAATACTCTGGTCCGGGCCGGGGTACCGGCCATTATCAACCCCTTTGATGCCCATGCTGTCGAGGCCGCGGTCCGGCTAAAGGAAAAGTACGGCGGCCGTGTTACGGCCCTGTCCATGGGGCCGCCCCAGGCTGAAGAGGTGCTGCGGCGGGCCCTGGGTATGGGGGCCGACCAGGCTATCCTCCTCACCGACCGGGCCTTTGCCGGTTCCGATACCCTGGCCACCAGCTATATCCTGGCCCGAGCCATCGAAACCATAAGCCGGGAAACGCCGGTTGATCTGGTCTTTTGCGGTAAGCAGGCCATTGACGGCGATACGGCCCAGGTAGGGCCGGGAATAGCCACCCGGCTGGGTTTCACCCAGCTGACCTATTGTATGGCCATTGACGCCGTAGATTTGGAACAGGGTTACATCCATGTCCAGCGCAAGCTGGAAGGAAAGCGGGAAATCATCCGCGGCCGGTTGCCGGCCCTATTAACGGTGGTTAAGGACTTAAATGAACTGCGGTACCCTTCCTTGCCAGCC contains:
- a CDS encoding Veg family protein yields the protein MAGKEVLATIREDLEARVGQKVRLRANRGRKKILERTGILEKTYPNIFVIRLEESKSPERRISFSYTDVLTNTVELMVEGETGVKKLGAKH
- a CDS encoding LysM peptidoglycan-binding domain-containing protein produces the protein MAISRTVLPSLRLFCLASLLLIGILVFAGPAGAATYTVQPGDTLYLIGLRYGISAWDLQQANNLTSTWIYPGQTLWVPDRDGSTYVVQPGDTLFLIGQRYGLSYQQIMAANNLTSDVIYPGQILRIPAGPYQPAASRGTSSNYSSSDLDLLAHLIYGEARGEPYAGQVAVAAVAINRTRDGRFPRTIAGVIYEPDAFTSVNDGQFYLTPDATAYQAAREALRGYDPSGGALYFWNPALVPANSWVWTRTIITQIGNHVFAR
- a CDS encoding electron transfer flavoprotein subunit beta/FixA family protein; translated protein: MQIVVCVKQVPDTAEVRIDPRTNTLVRAGVPAIINPFDAHAVEAAVRLKEKYGGRVTALSMGPPQAEEVLRRALGMGADQAILLTDRAFAGSDTLATSYILARAIETISRETPVDLVFCGKQAIDGDTAQVGPGIATRLGFTQLTYCMAIDAVDLEQGYIHVQRKLEGKREIIRGRLPALLTVVKDLNELRYPSLPALIRAARATITTWGKDNLDLDPAQIGLKGSPTSVRRIFAPPVRPGGEIIPGDPREAAALLVEKLVQTKVIADK
- the yabG gene encoding sporulation peptidase YabG, encoding MNNIKPGDIVARKKYGKDIFFKVKSLIITDAGETTAILRGLDVRLVADAPLEDLELQPAEKVLRYRHCDIQKHSLCFRRILQRREAEREVFLLRGERPGREEREPDKREDIPGDGFFEVPGRVLHIDGDEEYLDKCLHAYEQLKIPAQGVCLPEEQQAAKVEELLKEYTPDILVLTGHDGLLREKSSNYTDLDSYRHSKHFVAAVRAARTLRPTHDDLAIFAGACQSHYEALLKAGATFASSPRRVLIHAYDPVFVVERIAYTTIEKTLGPADIIKDTITGNEGIGGIEIKGKLRLGYPTSPY
- a CDS encoding ribonuclease H-like YkuK family protein; translated protein: MTVYYISPTKGRLTAEEMFADMMQFIEANPEAQYKIIIGTDSQARLRTCFVTAVIVHQVGRGARYYYRKRYQRKITSLRQKIFYETALSLETATFIAQKLSASGHADLNLEIHLDIGPNGNTRDLIREIVGMVVGSGFAARIKPYSCGASKVADKYTKSG
- the rsmA gene encoding 16S rRNA (adenine(1518)-N(6)/adenine(1519)-N(6))-dimethyltransferase RsmA, coding for MDSVATPGKTLALIREKGLVPRKSRGQNFLVDSNIVRKIARAAGLGPDDTVVEIGPGLGALTQELAEQAGLVIAIEIDRDLISALEENLKDKVNVRLVAGDALKVNFDELVARFKRDGGGRLPTYKLVANLPYYITTPILMHLLTGKFQITELVLMVQAEVGYRMLALPGSKDYGALSVVVQYYTKPAIILKVPRTVFYPRPEVDSLVVKLTRRPEPAVQVGDEDFFFRVVRAAFNQRRKTLLNALGSLGLERPLLLKAMAATGVDPRRRGETLTIEEFANLSKALQQQIERR